Proteins co-encoded in one Candidatus Acidiferrales bacterium genomic window:
- a CDS encoding TQO small subunit DoxD, translating into MAANNRGEWKTGLALLPVRFLIGFYFLRFGYQKWTGAFLAGKDLADSIHSWLPKTHPAFYKEFLETTVLPHASTFAWLVAVGEFLVGLCLLIGLLTRFCAIMGIVMNVNYVMAMGLAPLAFHANQLFVAGELAMLIGGAGRFLGLDYFLAKRWPRMLFW; encoded by the coding sequence ATGGCGGCCAACAACCGAGGAGAATGGAAGACGGGCTTGGCGCTCTTGCCGGTCCGTTTCTTGATCGGCTTCTATTTTCTCCGCTTTGGCTATCAGAAATGGACCGGGGCTTTTCTTGCCGGGAAGGATTTGGCCGATTCGATCCACTCCTGGCTGCCCAAGACGCACCCCGCCTTCTACAAAGAGTTTTTGGAAACGACCGTGCTTCCTCACGCCAGCACCTTTGCCTGGCTTGTCGCCGTCGGAGAATTCCTCGTCGGCCTTTGCCTGCTGATCGGCTTGCTCACGCGCTTTTGCGCCATCATGGGAATCGTGATGAACGTAAACTACGTGATGGCGATGGGCCTTGCCCCGCTGGCCTTCCACGCCAACCAGCTTTTTGTGGCGGGTGAACTGGCCATGCTCATCGGCGGGGCGGGGAGGTTCTTGGGATTGGACTATTTTCTGGCGAAGAGATGGCCGCGCATGCTTTTTTGGTAG